A region of Pelagicoccus sp. SDUM812003 DNA encodes the following proteins:
- the nosZ gene encoding Sec-dependent nitrous-oxide reductase has product MKSISKTPFLLAASLASAGALAFLTGCGGSGNETNTAASTAKGTSPAEQSYVAPGEKDDYYLFYSGGHSGQVFVAGIPSMRHISTIPVFSPYPGTGYGFDEESKEMLGDYTWGDVHHPGLSKTDGNYDGRWLFVNDNANNRVARIDLRDFKTKQILGPIPNSSGNHGSSFLTENSEYVLVATRFSVPLPKGRYVPLEDYEKEFNGVVSGIKVDSESGEMSMGWQVLTPPFNWDLGSTGKGPSSGWAFWTSYNTEMAYDTLEMKASQADRDYAAFVNWKEVEKAVAAGEAEIVDGVPVIDPEKTKGLMYFVPVGKSPHGIDVDPSGRWIVASGKLQPTTTVFDFEKVLAAIANKQFQDEFRGVPVLDYNAILEGEVPVGLGPLHTQYDGKGNAYTSLYIESVVAKWKMPPWSAEEKANLESVVTDKMPVHYNIGHLVIGASDTKEPYGDWLVAMNKLSKGRHLSVGPAQPESSQLINITGEKMEMVYETYTEPEPHFAQILRADLVKPIEVYPKEENHNPNAVWQLDQAEVVRKGNVVEGKIVAVRSRFGPDRIEAKVGDELVLHITNVEQSTDMIHGFALVEHDVNVIIDPGETKTLRIKLTKPGVFPYYCTNFCSALHQEMQGYLEVKPADDVALAD; this is encoded by the coding sequence ATGAAATCGATATCGAAAACGCCATTTCTGCTAGCGGCATCGCTCGCCTCGGCAGGGGCCCTAGCTTTCCTCACGGGTTGCGGAGGCTCTGGCAACGAAACCAACACCGCAGCGTCAACCGCCAAAGGAACCTCCCCGGCCGAGCAATCCTACGTCGCTCCGGGTGAAAAGGACGACTACTATCTCTTCTACTCCGGCGGCCATTCCGGCCAGGTCTTCGTCGCGGGCATCCCGTCCATGCGACACATTTCGACCATTCCCGTCTTCTCTCCTTATCCAGGTACTGGATACGGATTCGATGAGGAGTCAAAAGAAATGCTGGGAGACTACACTTGGGGCGACGTTCACCATCCTGGCTTGTCTAAAACCGATGGCAACTACGACGGTCGCTGGCTCTTCGTGAACGACAACGCCAACAATCGCGTGGCCCGCATCGATCTGCGTGACTTCAAAACAAAACAGATCCTCGGCCCAATACCTAACTCGAGCGGAAACCATGGTTCGTCGTTCTTGACCGAGAATTCTGAATACGTGCTAGTCGCCACTCGCTTCAGCGTGCCGCTTCCGAAAGGGCGCTACGTTCCGCTTGAAGACTACGAAAAGGAGTTCAACGGCGTGGTCAGCGGCATCAAGGTCGACTCCGAGTCCGGCGAGATGTCCATGGGTTGGCAGGTGCTGACGCCTCCCTTCAATTGGGACCTCGGCTCGACCGGCAAGGGCCCGAGCAGCGGCTGGGCGTTTTGGACGTCCTACAATACCGAAATGGCCTACGACACGCTGGAGATGAAAGCGAGCCAGGCGGATCGCGACTACGCCGCCTTCGTCAACTGGAAGGAAGTCGAAAAGGCTGTCGCCGCTGGCGAAGCGGAGATTGTAGACGGCGTACCGGTTATCGACCCGGAAAAGACCAAAGGCCTCATGTACTTCGTGCCCGTGGGCAAGAGCCCGCACGGCATCGACGTCGATCCGTCTGGCCGCTGGATCGTGGCTTCCGGCAAACTTCAACCCACCACCACTGTCTTCGACTTCGAAAAAGTATTGGCCGCGATCGCTAACAAGCAGTTTCAGGATGAGTTCCGCGGCGTTCCAGTACTCGACTACAATGCCATCCTCGAGGGTGAAGTTCCGGTAGGGCTGGGTCCACTACACACTCAGTATGACGGCAAGGGCAACGCCTACACCTCGCTCTACATCGAAAGCGTAGTAGCCAAATGGAAAATGCCGCCATGGTCCGCCGAGGAAAAAGCGAACCTCGAAAGCGTCGTCACCGACAAGATGCCGGTTCACTACAACATCGGTCACCTCGTCATTGGCGCTAGCGACACCAAGGAGCCATACGGTGACTGGCTGGTTGCCATGAACAAGCTCTCCAAGGGTCGCCACCTATCCGTTGGTCCCGCCCAGCCGGAAAGCAGTCAGCTCATCAACATCACCGGCGAAAAGATGGAGATGGTCTATGAAACCTACACCGAGCCAGAACCTCACTTCGCTCAGATACTGCGCGCAGACCTCGTCAAGCCGATCGAGGTTTATCCCAAGGAGGAAAACCACAACCCGAACGCGGTTTGGCAGCTCGACCAAGCGGAAGTCGTCCGCAAAGGCAACGTGGTGGAAGGCAAGATCGTCGCGGTACGCAGCCGATTCGGTCCGGACAGGATCGAAGCCAAGGTGGGCGACGAACTGGTGCTTCACATCACCAACGTCGAGCAATCGACCGACATGATCCATGGTTTCGCCCTCGTCGAACACGACGTCAATGTCATCATCGACCCCGGCGAAACCAAGACGCTTCGCATCAAGCTCACCAAGCCCGGCGTCTTCCCCTACTACTGCACCAACTTCTGTTCCGCCCTGCACCAGGAGATGCAAGGCTATCTGGAAGTTAAGCCCGCAGACGACGTCGCTCTGGCGGACTAG
- a CDS encoding ABC transporter ATP-binding protein, translated as MISIDSLQKSFRRNSLLNGFSCEARSGEVTLLVGSNGAGKSTALKIATGALQADAGTVKIGGEDIRRDRARALQLCSSLPQSVDFHPRLTAKQILRFYADVRGAPRERIEQEIERWGLEDHFKKRACELSGGLRQRLGLAVLFLADAPCMVLDEPGISLDPDWRETMQQTLIHQARQGKAILVATHLLGEWQDRADRCLLCENGRVVREIDPQKLRPESPATFKIAAV; from the coding sequence ATGATTTCTATCGATAGCCTACAAAAGTCCTTCCGCCGCAATTCCCTTTTGAACGGCTTCTCCTGCGAAGCTCGCAGCGGAGAGGTGACCCTGCTGGTTGGCTCCAATGGCGCGGGCAAGTCGACCGCCCTAAAGATCGCCACCGGCGCCTTGCAGGCGGATGCAGGAACCGTGAAAATCGGGGGAGAGGACATTCGCCGCGATCGAGCTCGGGCCCTTCAACTCTGCAGCAGTTTGCCGCAGAGCGTGGACTTCCACCCTCGCCTGACCGCCAAACAGATCCTACGATTCTACGCTGACGTTCGCGGAGCGCCCAGAGAACGCATCGAGCAGGAAATCGAGCGCTGGGGCCTGGAGGATCATTTCAAGAAACGCGCTTGCGAGCTTTCCGGAGGCCTCCGCCAGCGACTGGGCTTGGCCGTGCTTTTCCTAGCGGATGCGCCGTGTATGGTACTCGACGAACCGGGCATTAGCCTGGATCCGGATTGGCGCGAGACGATGCAGCAAACGCTCATACACCAAGCCCGACAGGGTAAAGCAATCCTCGTCGCCACCCACCTTCTCGGCGAATGGCAGGACCGGGCCGACCGCTGCCTACTTTGTGAAAACGGACGAGTCGTTCGAGAAATCGATCCCCAAAAACTTCGACCGGAATCCCCAGCCACCTTCAAAATCGCCGCCGTATGA
- a CDS encoding serine hydrolase domain-containing protein — protein sequence MLKPDLQGDADLWHSEHQQPNEGISLGEISGGALVYASAGAMGTGGPEVDERTLFEIGSITKVFTGILLADTVLQGKAELNDSIGQHLPESVLREDSPLLSVTLLQLATHTAGLPSFPDNRMDDMSAENGLARYTREMMFSYLSEFEKEDFENVGTYSYSNFGFSLLAEILAIIHGTDYETLLDERIFSPLGMDSTWVQVDETSGSEALRSRFAKGHRAGEEVLRWNFQAFAGGGAVVSSVEDMLLFAEAHWSESTPDHMKEALAFAMKPRSERMGLGWHIRGEEFWHTGETHGFRSSFRIRPEQQYCIVSLSNSSAELVETEREGSFSSIEGFWSGSVVFGVDEFRLVMHVTSKGDANVFSINHGGALLPNSSASFDRAIGDFVAMYPSLNGRYEATLVGEELLSGIWMFGGDQPLEMTFSEDMPDSLKVVFENIYLDDISPLEGYWSGVMESVDKRFVSIEVAPIAGRFQAMIWGARDMPLPVGVSKVAFDPQKGELRIEAAENYGVFEGALSLDGKSFEGVWTQVESDALKLTWTENRPDDI from the coding sequence ATGCTGAAACCCGATTTGCAGGGCGATGCGGACTTATGGCACTCCGAGCATCAGCAACCAAACGAAGGGATTTCGCTGGGCGAAATTAGCGGTGGCGCGCTTGTCTACGCGTCGGCGGGCGCAATGGGAACAGGAGGGCCAGAGGTCGATGAACGTACCTTGTTCGAGATCGGTTCGATCACGAAAGTGTTTACCGGTATACTGTTGGCGGATACGGTCCTACAGGGAAAGGCTGAACTGAACGATTCGATTGGCCAGCACCTTCCAGAGTCCGTTTTACGTGAAGACTCTCCTTTGCTCTCTGTGACACTGCTGCAATTGGCCACCCACACTGCAGGACTGCCTTCGTTTCCGGATAATCGCATGGATGACATGAGCGCGGAGAACGGACTCGCTCGCTATACTCGTGAGATGATGTTTTCTTACTTAAGCGAATTCGAAAAAGAGGACTTCGAAAATGTAGGAACCTACTCGTATTCGAATTTTGGATTTTCTTTGCTAGCTGAGATTCTGGCCATCATTCACGGAACGGATTACGAGACTCTTCTCGATGAGCGCATCTTTTCTCCGCTGGGAATGGATTCGACATGGGTTCAAGTGGATGAAACCTCCGGGTCGGAGGCTCTGCGGAGCCGATTCGCAAAAGGACATCGAGCGGGAGAGGAAGTTTTACGCTGGAATTTTCAAGCGTTTGCAGGAGGGGGAGCAGTTGTTTCGTCCGTCGAGGATATGCTGCTCTTTGCGGAAGCTCATTGGTCGGAATCGACTCCGGATCACATGAAGGAAGCATTGGCGTTTGCGATGAAGCCGCGCTCCGAACGAATGGGCCTAGGTTGGCATATTAGAGGTGAAGAGTTTTGGCACACCGGCGAGACGCATGGATTTCGCAGCAGTTTTCGCATTCGGCCGGAGCAGCAATACTGTATAGTTTCTTTGAGCAACTCTTCTGCTGAGCTTGTGGAAACTGAGCGGGAGGGATCCTTTTCATCCATCGAAGGATTTTGGTCCGGTAGCGTCGTTTTCGGCGTGGATGAATTCCGTCTTGTTATGCATGTTACAAGCAAAGGAGACGCCAACGTCTTTAGCATCAATCACGGGGGAGCTCTCTTGCCGAATTCCAGCGCGAGCTTCGATCGGGCCATCGGAGATTTCGTAGCCATGTATCCTTCGCTCAACGGTCGCTACGAAGCAACTCTGGTAGGTGAAGAATTGCTCAGCGGCATCTGGATGTTTGGGGGTGATCAACCACTTGAGATGACGTTTTCCGAGGATATGCCAGACTCGCTTAAGGTCGTTTTTGAGAACATTTACCTTGATGATATCTCGCCATTGGAAGGCTACTGGAGTGGCGTGATGGAAAGCGTGGACAAAAGGTTCGTATCCATCGAAGTCGCGCCTATCGCCGGCCGGTTTCAAGCGATGATCTGGGGGGCGAGGGATATGCCGCTGCCGGTAGGGGTTTCCAAAGTGGCCTTCGATCCCCAAAAGGGTGAACTTCGAATCGAAGCCGCTGAGAACTATGGTGTGTTCGAAGGGGCGCTGAGTTTGGATGGGAAGTCGTTCGAAGGCGTCTGGACTCAAGTGGAGTCGGATGCCTTGAAGCTGACTTGGACTGAAAACCGTCCGGATGATATCTAG
- a CDS encoding Crp/Fnr family transcriptional regulator, translating to MFSDLAPADLQDVADTCVVKNLERGEYLFREKEKAEGFFVMHQGSVNVHRVTPEGKEQVIAVFRPPEAFAEITLTTIDTYPADGVALEASQVILVRKTDFRALILRKPELSLRMLTSMSYHLKYLVQMIEDLKFKQIEARLANWLLRNSSESTEGRPVIVRLDVSKRVLASQLGVASETFSRALAKFREESLIAVDGPEITLLDRSGLMDYVKG from the coding sequence ATGTTTTCTGACCTGGCACCAGCCGACTTGCAGGACGTGGCGGATACCTGTGTCGTGAAGAATCTGGAGCGAGGCGAGTACTTGTTTCGGGAGAAGGAGAAGGCGGAAGGCTTTTTCGTGATGCATCAGGGCTCGGTGAACGTGCATCGCGTCACGCCGGAAGGGAAGGAGCAGGTGATCGCGGTGTTCCGTCCGCCGGAAGCGTTTGCGGAAATCACCTTGACCACCATCGATACGTATCCAGCGGATGGAGTCGCTTTGGAAGCGTCCCAAGTGATCCTTGTGCGAAAGACCGATTTTCGAGCCTTGATCTTGCGCAAGCCAGAGCTGTCGCTGCGCATGCTCACTTCGATGAGCTACCACCTCAAATACCTGGTGCAGATGATCGAGGACCTTAAGTTCAAGCAGATCGAGGCCCGCTTGGCCAATTGGCTGCTGCGCAATAGTTCCGAAAGCACGGAGGGAAGGCCAGTCATCGTGCGGCTCGATGTGAGCAAGCGTGTGCTGGCAAGCCAGCTAGGCGTCGCCAGCGAGACGTTTTCACGCGCGTTAGCGAAGTTTCGCGAGGAGTCATTGATCGCGGTCGATGGTCCGGAAATCACCTTGCTGGACCGGTCGGGACTGATGGATTACGTGAAGGGCTAG
- a CDS encoding GntR family transcriptional regulator, whose amino-acid sequence MLDFYLDPRSGVPYYRQIIDQIRFGMATGQVKVGEQLPTVRALAVKLKVNLNTVTKAYKELEIQRILETQQGTGTFIGSVEVEVSAKERRAKLKSLCEEFVNAAAVYGIKPDQLIEELKKCKGVQK is encoded by the coding sequence ATGCTTGATTTTTATTTAGATCCGAGAAGTGGCGTGCCGTACTATCGCCAGATCATCGACCAGATTCGATTTGGTATGGCGACTGGACAGGTGAAGGTGGGAGAACAGCTCCCGACGGTTCGCGCCTTGGCGGTGAAGCTTAAGGTGAATTTGAATACGGTGACCAAAGCCTACAAGGAGTTGGAAATCCAACGGATTCTGGAGACCCAGCAGGGGACGGGGACGTTTATCGGGTCGGTCGAAGTGGAGGTGAGCGCAAAGGAGCGACGTGCGAAGCTGAAGTCCCTGTGTGAAGAGTTTGTCAATGCAGCCGCTGTCTACGGGATCAAGCCGGATCAGCTGATCGAAGAATTGAAGAAATGCAAAGGAGTACAAAAATGA
- a CDS encoding slipin family protein has product MKLRIPDGTGVRTESGLSVVSLTVGVVIILPLVLLMWAGTLSTIVGIPLVVLGVFIACSIRVANQWDRAVVLRMGRFVGLRGPGIFFVVPIIDEVNTFIDQRVRVTDFHAERTLTKDTVPVNVDAVVYWMVWDVEKAALEVERYIEAVSYVAQTGLRDIIGRNDLAGLLQHREEIAEALQKTLDDQTSPWGITCQSVGIKDIIIPEALADAMSKQAQAERERQARIILGTAETEISEKFALASKNYADNPVALQLRGMNMLFEGLKEKGSLIMVPSSALDSMNLGAIGGLSALAKQRKADEAEAS; this is encoded by the coding sequence ATGAAGCTAAGAATACCCGATGGGACTGGAGTGAGAACCGAAAGCGGCTTGAGTGTCGTTTCGCTGACAGTGGGAGTGGTGATCATCCTTCCCCTGGTGTTGTTGATGTGGGCTGGGACGCTTTCGACCATAGTGGGCATACCGCTCGTCGTATTGGGAGTTTTCATAGCGTGTTCGATTCGAGTGGCGAACCAATGGGATCGCGCGGTTGTGTTGCGAATGGGAAGGTTCGTCGGCTTGAGGGGGCCGGGCATCTTTTTCGTGGTGCCCATTATCGACGAAGTGAATACGTTCATCGATCAAAGAGTGAGAGTGACGGATTTCCATGCGGAAAGAACGCTGACCAAAGATACGGTTCCTGTGAACGTGGACGCTGTCGTGTATTGGATGGTTTGGGATGTGGAGAAGGCGGCTTTGGAAGTGGAGAGGTATATCGAGGCGGTCTCGTACGTTGCGCAGACGGGCTTGCGCGATATCATTGGACGCAATGATTTAGCAGGGCTGCTGCAGCATCGAGAGGAGATCGCAGAAGCGCTCCAGAAGACACTAGATGACCAGACCAGTCCGTGGGGAATCACCTGCCAGTCGGTTGGCATCAAGGATATCATCATCCCTGAAGCTCTCGCGGATGCGATGAGCAAGCAGGCGCAGGCTGAGCGTGAGCGCCAGGCACGGATCATTTTGGGCACAGCGGAAACAGAGATCTCGGAAAAGTTCGCTCTGGCGAGCAAGAATTACGCGGACAACCCGGTGGCCTTGCAGCTGCGCGGCATGAATATGCTTTTCGAAGGTCTGAAAGAAAAGGGGTCCTTGATCATGGTTCCCAGCTCCGCTCTTGACTCCATGAATCTCGGAGCGATTGGCGGCCTTTCGGCGCTCGCGAAACAACGGAAGGCCGACGAAGCGGAAGCGAGCTAG
- a CDS encoding plastocyanin/azurin family copper-binding protein → MKNQKTHFGMIALLLACISLFLTACGDKASTSSSGQSGSSNADAPAKEAETPEPSREIVVEANDQMKFDKTEIIIAPGETVKLTLNNVGTMPKFSMGHNLVILDKAADVAAFAEASAMSPANEYISPDFQDKVVAATALLGGGETDSVVFTAPKTRGDYPFLCSFPGHVQAGMKGLLKVQ, encoded by the coding sequence ATGAAGAATCAAAAGACACATTTCGGCATGATCGCGCTGTTACTTGCGTGCATCTCTCTTTTCCTCACCGCCTGTGGCGACAAGGCCTCAACGTCCTCGAGCGGCCAATCCGGCTCCTCGAACGCTGATGCTCCTGCAAAGGAAGCGGAAACGCCCGAGCCAAGTCGAGAGATCGTAGTCGAGGCAAACGACCAGATGAAATTCGACAAGACGGAAATCATCATCGCCCCGGGCGAGACGGTGAAGCTCACCCTGAACAACGTCGGCACCATGCCGAAGTTCTCCATGGGCCACAATCTGGTGATTCTCGACAAAGCGGCCGATGTCGCCGCCTTCGCGGAAGCCTCCGCAATGTCGCCAGCCAACGAATACATTTCTCCCGATTTCCAAGACAAGGTCGTGGCCGCGACCGCACTGCTCGGTGGCGGCGAAACCGATAGCGTGGTCTTCACCGCTCCTAAAACCAGAGGCGACTACCCCTTCCTTTGCTCCTTCCCCGGTCACGTTCAGGCCGGAATGAAAGGTCTCCTAAAAGTCCAGTAA
- a CDS encoding NosD domain-containing protein, which yields MRISRTVKAIATLAALFACPLFGASLQERIDAAEADAELLLPAGEYQGPILIEKPLTLRGELGAKLIGNGDSSVLTINANNVTIVSLHISRSGRSLEKDHSAIFVQGNGVFLKGNTIEQSLHGIYLKEAQNCRIEDNVIRGQTTKRVPIDDPIAKGLEAEADGLCTIRIDANQRGNGIHLWNATGNVLKNNTISDTRDGIYFSFSHETRVTGNTIRNVRYGLHYMYSDYNTFENNRFEQNAAGAAIMYSEGLLVRNNTFTNNAGYRAYGVLVQSVDKTAFIGNTISRNTVGLYLENSNDNTLRSNQFQRNYVGVRLSSSSAKNTFTENGFQGNLHPVESDELSSSNRWAANGRGNRWPSSQPVDLDGDGAGELPHRQADLLGPHRRDFPMIGLLSESPFLKLLSFVHARASLPGVPAIEDPAPLVDIARNPPAARTENLVSDVQ from the coding sequence GTGAGAATATCGCGAACAGTCAAAGCGATCGCCACCCTTGCCGCTCTCTTCGCCTGCCCCCTGTTTGGAGCAAGCCTGCAAGAGAGGATCGACGCTGCGGAGGCAGACGCCGAGCTCCTCCTCCCCGCGGGCGAATACCAGGGACCAATTCTCATCGAAAAACCGCTGACCCTCCGCGGCGAACTAGGAGCAAAGCTCATCGGCAATGGAGATTCATCCGTCCTCACCATCAATGCCAACAATGTAACCATCGTATCACTACACATTTCCCGTTCCGGGCGCAGTCTGGAAAAAGACCATTCCGCTATCTTCGTACAGGGCAACGGTGTCTTTCTAAAGGGAAACACCATCGAGCAAAGCCTGCACGGGATCTATCTCAAAGAAGCGCAAAACTGCCGCATCGAGGACAATGTGATTCGCGGCCAAACCACGAAACGCGTCCCCATCGACGACCCGATCGCCAAAGGGCTGGAGGCCGAAGCGGACGGACTTTGCACCATTCGCATCGATGCCAATCAACGCGGCAACGGCATCCACCTTTGGAACGCCACCGGAAACGTCCTCAAGAACAACACGATTTCCGATACGCGGGATGGCATCTATTTTTCCTTCAGCCACGAAACGCGCGTAACCGGCAACACGATTCGCAACGTGCGCTACGGTCTGCACTACATGTATTCGGACTACAATACGTTTGAAAACAATCGCTTCGAGCAAAACGCCGCCGGAGCAGCCATCATGTATTCGGAAGGCCTGCTCGTTCGCAACAACACCTTCACCAACAACGCTGGCTACCGGGCCTACGGTGTACTCGTCCAGTCGGTCGACAAAACCGCTTTTATCGGAAACACTATCTCACGCAACACGGTCGGCCTCTACCTAGAAAACAGCAACGACAACACGCTTCGCTCCAATCAATTCCAACGCAACTACGTTGGCGTGCGCCTCAGCTCTAGCTCCGCCAAGAACACCTTCACCGAAAACGGATTCCAAGGGAACCTCCACCCTGTCGAGTCCGACGAGCTGTCATCTTCCAATCGATGGGCTGCCAACGGTCGCGGGAACCGCTGGCCCTCATCGCAGCCTGTCGATCTCGACGGCGACGGAGCCGGAGAGCTCCCGCATCGCCAAGCGGATCTACTCGGACCGCATCGACGCGACTTCCCCATGATCGGCCTCCTCAGCGAAAGTCCGTTTCTCAAACTGCTCTCCTTTGTCCATGCCCGAGCGTCGCTGCCAGGAGTTCCCGCCATCGAAGACCCTGCTCCCTTAGTGGACATTGCTCGGAACCCGCCCGCGGCTCGCACCGAAAACCTTGTATCCGACGTTCAATGA